In a single window of the Neodiprion virginianus isolate iyNeoVirg1 chromosome 1, iyNeoVirg1.1, whole genome shotgun sequence genome:
- the LOC124296918 gene encoding uncharacterized protein LOC124296918 isoform X3 — protein sequence MITPSDHILSNQFTRAIHSLRYVMIYLGIWPGERHQNWHLLLWFFHSTSLIYLTTGSVGGLIVLRHNANKIINNLGMSSPTILIVCKWFTFTWRKKLCKRLMHFMDDDWVNLEKDTLINKSVPDSKRIIINFYKTTNFFVCTFIILASVATVNFLGQSFLSLNRRDDKPNKDNIFPMPYSWYPVNYDGLSYIIQFLVFAQISSMLSTFLATTAIDGFLVATILHLSSQLKILRLFVEGIVYEPCHPQNYKKKVREMVKRHQVLLRKCLFNFSVAATLQEYYSLIALQHVMACVLALCFLECSFLMELQENEASRTSLLTFGLFAIGSLETAFIYCFAGDSLTNEIVKAAASYLSTLRAYSMVEA from the exons ATGATCACACCGAGCGACCATATTTTGAGCAATCAATTCACCAGGGCAATTCATAGTTTGCGTTACGTCATGATTTATTTAGGTATTTGGCCAGGAGAAAGACATCAGAATTGGCACCTTCTGTTGTGGTTTTTTCATTCGACAAGTTTAATATATCTAACCACCGGTTCGGTTGGCGGTCTCATCGTACTCAGACATAAcgcgaacaaaattatcaACAACTTGGGTATGTCGAGTCCAACAATACTCATTGTCTGTAAATGGTTCACGTTTACTTGGCGTAAAAAACTGTGCAAGAGGCTCATGCATTTCATGGATGACGATTGGGTTAACTTGGAAAAAGATACTCTCATCAATAAAAGTGTACCGGATTCCAAACGAATAATCATCAACTTCTACAAGACGACGAATTTTTTCGTCTGCACTTTCATAATTTTGGCATCTGTTGCCACCGTGAATTTCCTGGGAcaatcttttctttctctcaatCGACGCGATGATAAACCGAACAAGGACAACATATTCCCGATGCCTTACAGTTGGTATCCTGTCAATTACGACGGATTGAGTTATATTATCCAG TTCCTAGTGTTCGCTCAAATAAGTAGTATGCTATCAACGTTTCTCGCGACAACCGCAATCGATGGCTTCCTCGTTGCTACGATTCTACATCTCAGCAGTCAACTAAAGATTCTGAG ACTTTTCGTAGAGGGAATCGTCTATGAACCGTGCCATcctcaaaattacaaaaagaaAGTGAGAGAAATGGTGAAACGTCATCAAGTGCTGTTGAG AAAATGTCTCTTCAATTTTAGTGTGGCAGCCACGTTGCAGGAATATTACAGTCTCATTGCTCTGCAGCATGTAATGGCGTGTGTGCTTGCTCTTTGCTTCCTTGAATGTTCATTTCTCATG GAATTACAAGAAAACGAAGCGAGCAGAACGAGTCTCTTAACGTTCGGACTTTTCGCTATCGGATCGCTGGAGACTGCCTTCATCTACTGTTTTGCCGGTGATTCGTTAACTAACGAA